The following proteins are encoded in a genomic region of Phaeodactylum tricornutum CCAP 1055/1 chromosome 1, whole genome shotgun sequence:
- a CDS encoding predicted protein has protein sequence MRRKQRLPRVAVLPVALLVLELILGSLSSTTTASAFLFSQAGQLSHSHRKVASPTTCLQRHASEGTSSNEIKQNFLDTSVPGPSLATKPDYEKTAIGPLGRWMDLLFLRVFRRKLAGHVGGADSSRNVTDFMGIIDLAAAMNRRFSQGKIHSAAQQVLRELFPSWMPGSYAVLFSKPFPAFSSRMNAWATKVAGTWLMGECEINDVVVDGGEVGEGQGLLVKRCRFLEESGCASICVNSCKIPTQNFFAQDMGLPLTMEPNYETFECQFSFGRTPDSSTELDAKSTPCLSRCPTFGSLRLQHQDDSSFPFTSAQQQVATTAPSPCSMMGE, from the exons ATGCGGCGAAAGCAAAGGTTGCCCCGCGTAGCAGTACTACCGGTAGCTCTATTGGTTTTGGAGCTGATACTCGGTAGTCTGAGCAGTACCACGACGGCATCGGCATTCCTCTTTAGCCAAGCTGGCCAACTCTCGCACAGTCACCGAAAAGTAGCATCGCCAACAACGTGCCTTCAACGACACGCATCCGAAGGAACTAGTTCCAATGAGATTAAACAAAATTTCCTGGACACCTCTGTGCCGGGACCATCGTTGGCCACCAAGCCAGATTATGAAAAGACGGCGATTGGACCGCTCGGCCGATGGATGGATTTGCTGTTCCTCCGCGTGTTCCGGCGAAAACTCGCTGGCCACGTCGGCGGAGCGGATTCGTCACGCAACGTGACAGATTTTATGGGGATCATCGATCTCGCTGCCGCCATGAATAGGCGCTTCTCGCAAGGAAAAATCCACAGTGCTGCGCAACAAGTACTACGGGAGCTCTTTCCGTCCTGGATGCCGGGATCCTACGCtgttttgttttccaaaCCATTTCCAGCG TTCTCCTCTCGAATGAACGCATGGGCGACGAAAGTTGCGGGAACATGGCTTATGGGCGAATGTGAGATTAATGACGTTGTGGTAGACGGTGGTGAGGTGGGTGAGGGCCAAGGTTTGTTGGTAAAACGCTGTCGTTTTCTGGAGGAAAGTGGCTGCGCATCTATTTGTGTCAATTCGTGCAAAATCCCGACCCAGAATTTTTTTGCCCAGGACATGGGGCTGCCACTCACCATGGAACCGAATTATGAAACATTCGAATGTCAGTTCTCTTTTGGGCGAACACCCGATTCGAGCACCGAACTTGATGCAAAAAGCACCCCTTGCTTGTCACGGTGTCCGACTTTCGGGTCGTTGCGGTTACAACACCAAGACGATAGTTCATTTCCGTTTACCTCAGCTCAACAGCAAGTAGCCACAACTGCACCATCTCCATGTTCTATGATGGGGGAATGA
- a CDS encoding predicted protein: MAHRCPPGGSERGSDDSQQPRQEPSPNYQLVQNPTLAAAPLSTLPSRPIAIVRREGTNSYSTDDDDDEYFPTIDADGDVDAIGFSPENTGARSLPLRFLRAPHLGSVPMNFDSLAEQSMLPPPMSAVYERDVEGSLKTSLDENKPSETSYGSLRDSHAQRRFFDGPASYRDKRTGSIRNIDRRVKFHTNTVGSMPSPTVNISERMRQRSQDQKQKLTNQKLEKQHDTTTSSLSAMIEASTLNGPGSEPTLEHDAPFNARAVAFSDEDSFRPIPTEMLSASHTAFEILLNTPILKERRVEQDTESGSQRELPRDADGNNALLSRSISDPTPILHSQRDGASLHSSYVLASMPPQTVAPFAGSASTVMEPSVYSTNNSSITDALLEFSSDDTYSRPTSFASTQAGNSNVALNLTDIPPEYAADSEYNPDTEGAFDMDFE; the protein is encoded by the coding sequence ATGGCTCATAGATGTCCACCCGGTGGAAGCGAACGGGGCTCAGACGACTCGCAACAACCGCGTCAAGAGCCATCACCGAACTATCAGCTTGTTCAGAATCCTACACTCGCGGCAGCGCCTCTTTCTACGCTTCCATCCCGTCCGATAGCGATAGTGCGAAGGGAGGGAACAAACAGCTATAGTAcagatgacgatgatgacgagtATTTTCCAACAATTGACGCGGACGGGGACGTAGACGCTATAGGCTTTTCGCCAGAGAATACCGGGGCACGATCCTTGCCGTTACGATTTCTGCGAGCACCGCACTTGGGGTCGGTGCCAATGAATTTTGATTCTCTTGCTGAGCAAAGCATGTTGCCTCCACCTATGTCTGCTGTTTATGAACGAGACGTCGAAGGGAGCCTGAAGACTAGTCTGGATGAGAACAAGCCTAGTGAAACATCATACGGGTCCCTTCGAGACTCTCACGCACAAAGGCGTTTTTTTGACGGGCCGGCGAGCTATCGCGACAAGCGAACGGGAAGCATTCGAAACATTGATCGACGTGTCAAATTTCATACCAATACTGTTGGGTCGATGCCATCCCCGACTGTTAATATTAGTGAGCGAATGCGGcaaagaagccaagaccAGAAACAGAAGTTGACGAATCAAAAATTGGAGAAGCAGCACGACACCACTACTTCATCTCTCTCTGCTATGATTGAAGCATCGACTTTGAATGGCCCTGGCTCGGAACCAACCTTGGAGCATGATGCGCCATTCAACGCGCGAGCGGTAGCTTTCAGCGATGAGGATTCGTTCCGACCTATCCCAACGGAAATGCTGTCGGCTTCACACACCGCTTTCGAGATCCTACTAAACACTCCAATTTTGAAAGAACGTAGAGTTGAACAAGATACAGAGTCTGGTTCACAGAGAGAACTACCGCGTGATGCCGACGGGAACAACGCTCTCTTATCTCGGTCGATTTCAGACCCAACACCAATTCTACATTCACAGAGGGACGGGGCATCATTGCACTCAAGTTATGTGCTCGCATCGATGCCTCCACAGACAGTTGCGCCATTTGCAGGCTCTGCCTCCACAGTCATGGAGCCTTCGGTCTACAGTACAAACAATTCGTCAATTACGGATGCACTCTTGGAGTTTTCTTCGGATGATACATATTCTCGACCGACATCGTTTGCTTCTACTCAAGCCGGAAACTCAAATGTTGCTCTCAATTTAACGGATATTCCTCCAGAATATgctgctgacagtgaatacaATCCCGATACTGAAGGAGCTTTTGATATGGATTTTGAGTAG
- a CDS encoding predicted protein — translation MGVPFNHVRRSTPVGWTGRLDSTCAKFGLLACVWLAVACPVQASSARQGARILNPGKCTKHLISTTLSTRGGSSQVPHDFPQTSGFARVPSDGTMYPEAYAGAPVPENDDPFHETVQERVDYWRTQQRQQAAANMYSPRDEKGRMKLLTSVGKGSRALIFFVLMWRDVHLYEVADQLKSGLTRLFFVIPLAVLFIANMAGAVASITSPSQSAKKRLKAILNLDKLLEVLLIVFYFLRLTIAPSKYTPREIYISNTLHSVFFILQCQAFTKMSWDETAAQPVNSYTTMEPEKASTTPSSTLADDGWYDSQAIGDFKKTKF, via the coding sequence ATGGGTGTACCTTTTAATCATGTTCGAAGAAGCACTCCAGTTGGTTGGACTGGCAGATTGGACTCGACTTGCGCAAAATTTGGTCTTCTTGCTTGTGTATGGCTTGCGGTAGCCTGTCCAGTGCAAGCTTCCTCAGCTCGACAAGGAGCAAGGATATTGAATCCTGGCAAATGCACCAAACATTTAATATCTACCACGTTGTCGACCCGTGGCGGTAGCAGTCAAGTTCCCCACGATTTTCCCCAGACTTCAGGGTTTGCCCGGGTCCCTAGTGACGGGACGATGTACCCGGAAGCGTACGCAGGCGCACCCGTCCCAGAAAACGACGACCCGTTCCACGAGACAGTGCAAGAGCGAGTCGACTACTGGCGtactcaacaacgacaacaggCCGCAGCTAATATGTACTCTCCGCGAGACGAAAAAGGAAGGATGAAACTCTTGACTTCGGTCGGAAAAGGTTCCCGCGCTCTCATTTTCTTTGTCCTGATGTGGAGAGATGTTCATCTCTACGAAGTTGCTGATCAACTCAAGAGCGGATTAACGCGGCTTTTCTTTGTTATTCCTTTGGCCGTGCTATTTATCGCCAACATGGCGGGGGCTGTGGCATCCATCACGTCACCTTCACAATCCGCAAAGAAACGTCTGAAAGCGATCCTCAATCTagacaagcttttggaagttCTACTGATCGTGTTTTACTTCCTGCGACTTACTATTGCACCTTCGAAATATACACCGCGCGAAATATACATTTCCAATACGTTACATTCAGTGTTTTTCATACTACAATGTCAGGCCTTTACTAAAATGTCCTGGGACGAGACCGCTGCGCAACCTGTTAACTCATACACCACCATGGAGCCCGAGAAGGCATCGACAACACCAAGTAGTACCTTGGCAGATGATGGATGGTATGATAGTCAAGCAATAGGGGATTTTAAAAAAACTAAGTTCTAA
- a CDS encoding predicted protein, producing MNQISRDKSADLTILTLLGEGSFGAVYKTQHKPTGAIVATKIIPNAGGTASEDEKIKGEIDILSRCDSPYIVGYFECFIKSPSNKPGEMWIVMEYCEGGSMTDLLEASGAQSLPEDCIRAVCASIVLGLEYLHGVANVCHRDIKCGNVLLTDDGHVKLADFGVSAELTNTLNKRKTVVGSPYWMAPEVIRESHYDGRADVWSLGITAIEMAEGAPPHVNLHPLRAIFVIPTKPAPTLADPDNWSPEMLDFVRCCCQKDPSQRHDSALLSSHPFV from the coding sequence ATGAATCAGATTTCACGCGATAAATCTGCAGACCTAACAATTTTAACTCTCTTGGGGGAGGGGTCGTTTGGTGCAGTATACAAAACACAACACAAACCGACAGGTGCCATCGTCGCCACAAAAATTATTCCGAATGCAGGTGGAACTGCGAGTGAAGATGAAAAGATCAAGGGCGAAATCGATATTCTGAGTCGGTGCGATTCACCGTACATTGTTGGCTACTTCGAATGTTTTATTAAATCTCCATCAAATAAACCGGGGGAAATGTGGATTGTTATGGAATACTGTGAGGGTGGAAGTATGACGGACCTACTGGAAGCAAGCGGGGCACAATCGCTACCGGAAGATTGCATTCGTGCAGTTTGTGCTTCCATTGTCTTGGGTTTAGAATATTTGCACGGTGTCGCGAATGTGTGTCATCGCGACATTAAATGTGGCAACGTTCTATTGACCGACGATGGACACGTCAAACTGGCAGATTTTGGTGTTTCTGCTGAGCTTACGAATACCCTCAACAAACGTAAAACCGTGGTCGGCTCTCCCTACTGGATGGCACCGGAAGTCATTCGAGAGTCACACTACGATGGACGAGCTGACGTATGGAGTTTAGGAATTACAGCAATCGAAATGGCAGAAGGCGCGCCACCGCACGTAAATCTGCATCCCCTTCGTGCCATTTTCGTGATTCCAACGAAACCAGCTCCAACGCTGGCAGATCCTGACAACTGGTCGCCGGAAATGTTAGATTTCGTCCGGTGCTGCTGTCAGAAAGACCCGAGCCAACGGCACGACTCAGCCTTGCTCAGCTCACATCCATTTGTG